From the Bradyrhizobium ontarionense genome, the window CATTGGCGACCGCGCGCCACTGCCGGACCTTGGAAGAGAGCCGCACGACATTGGCGTTGTCGCCCGCGACATCGGCGACCGGCGCCGCAGTGCGCGGTGGCGCGATTATCGGTGGCGCCCGCGCCGGGAGTTCAGCCTTGGCAACTTCAGTATCGGCGACTTCAGTATCGGCGACTTCAGCCTTGGGGAGCTCAACTTTGGGGAGCTCAACTTTGGGGAGCTCAACCGGTGGCGCTTCGAGCTTCGGCGCTTCGATCTTGGGAGCCTCGACCTTGGGAGCCTCGACCTGCGGAGGTTCAGCTACGACGGTCGGTGCCTCCGGAGCTTCAGCCACGAGTGGAACCTCGGACGGCTCCGAAGGAGCCACGACAACCGGAGCCTCGGCAGCCACCGCAGGTTCAGGCAGCACAGCGATCTCGGCTGGCACGCTCAAACGCGCGATCTCGGCCTTGATGCGCTGCCAAAGCTCCGGACGCGGCTCGACCAGGCCGACCATCTGGTTGAGCGGGCCGAGACGCAATTCCCAGGTCTGAACGAGGACGGCGTAATCCTTGTCCACCGCCATCATGGTCTCGACCTGGGCGCGCTCGGCAGCATCGAGCGTCCCGAGCGCGTATTCCGCCGCCAGTGCGATATGGTCTTCGCTATACGCCATCACACGTCCGGGTCACGTCCCCTACAAAGGTCTCTGCCGATTTCTCTCGCCTTCAGGTCTGTCGCCAGTCCGAACGGCACCTCATCCGATACCAAGACATTGGCGGATATCCATCATGCTCCGCCGGAGCCAGGTCTTCACCGTATTCACCGGCGCCTCGAACTTGGTCGCCAGCTGCTCGCGGCTCCAGCCGTTGTAGTAGGCTAGCAGCACGAGTTTCTGACGGTCGGGCTCGAGCCGGCCGACGCATTCCAACAGACGCTTGAGCTCCTCCGACATTTCGCGGCGGGCCAAAGGATCGGGCGTCTCGGCCGCGACCTCGAGCGCCGAGGGCTCATCCTCCAAAGACAGCTCGCCGCGCTTGCGCACCAGATCGATGGCGCGGTTGCGCGCGATGGCCGCCATCCAGGTGATGGGCGAGGACACCGCCGGATCGAATTGCGCAGCGTTGTTCCAGACCTTCACATAGGTCTCCTGCACGACCTCCTCGGCGAGATCCTGTCGATGCAAGATACGGAGCACGACGCCGTAGAGTTTCGCGCGCGTGGCCGCATAGAGGCGCTCGAACGCAGCCTCGTCGCGCCCGGCCACCGCGGCGATCAACCTGACCAGCTCTGCCGGCGTCAGCATTCAGCGTCCCCAGAAATCGCCCCACTCCCAAACGTGTCCCACATCCGAAAACGGACATGGCCCGACTTTCCCGTAGCACAGGTCGTGCGCAACTCTCCACCCGCGCAGCAACGACGAAAAACCCGGACCTCGCGGCCCGGGTTTTCGAAGCTCCGATCGCGGCGCGGTCCGGCTCAGGCGATGACGCCGAGCCGGGCGCGCATCAGGCCGATGCTGTCCATGTCGGCCTGCTCGCGGGCGTTCTCCTCGGCCTTTTCGCGGGCCTGGTCGCGCTCGTCGAGCAGCTCGACCTTCTTCATCTCCTCGAACGCCTCGGACAAAGCGGCCTTGGCGTCCTCGAGCTGGACCCGCAGCTCGTCGGCCGAGCGCGTCAGGTTTTCCCGGCGCTGGATCGCGGCCTTGGCATAGGTCGGATAGGCGAAATGAGCGGGGTCGTTGATGCCGGCCCGCTCCTGTTCGGTCTGGATTTCCCGCTCGAGCTCGGCCGACATGCGCTGGAAGTCAGCGATCATGCCCTCGATCTGCGTCACCCTGCGGCGTTTCTCATCCACCTGAAATTTCTTCAGGCGGATCAGCGTTTCGCGCGACTTCATCGACTCATACTCCCCAGAAGTCCCGTATACGGCGCGGGACAGGGCCGGCCGCCCGTCCTGGGCTCACCGACTAGGCTCAATACATGGAGGGGATGATTACCCGACAAAGTTAGCTTTCCGTTTCCAACCGCCCCAGGATCTGTTCCAGCTCCCGATACCCTTCCTGAAGACCGCAGACCTCGTCCTTGCGCTGCCGCAGGAAGGCCTCCAGCGGCTCGTGCAGCCGGATCGCCTCGTCGACCTCCGGGCTGGAGCCGGCGCGATAGGCGCCGAGCCGGATCAGCTCCTCCATGTCGGCGTAGGTCGCCATCACCTGGCGCGCCCGCATGATGGTCGGCAAGAATACGGGGTCGGCCGATTTCGGCATCGTCCGCGACACCGATTTGAGGACGTTGATCGCCGGATACCGGCCCCGTTCGGCGATCGAGCGCTGCATCACGACGTGGCCGTCGAGAATGCCGCGCACGGCGTCCGCCACCGGCTCATTATGGTCGTCGCCATCGACCAGCACCGTGAAGATGCCGGTGATGGTTCCATCGGCGCTGCCGGGGCCGGCGCGCTCGAGCAGCTTCGGCAGCTCGGTGAACACGGTCGGCGTATAGCCCTTGGCGGTCGGCGGCTCGCCGGCCGAGAGCCCGATCTCGCGCTGCGCCATGGCAAAGCGCGTCACCGAATCCATCAGGCACAGCACGTCCTTGCCCTCGTCGCGGAAATATTCCGAGATTGCGAGCGTGAGGTACGCCGCCTGCCGGCGCATCAGCGCCGGCTCGTCGGAGGTGGCGACGACGACGACGGAGCGGGCGAGGCCCTCGTCGCCGAGATCGTCCTGCAGGAACTCCTGCACCTCGCGGCCGCGTTCGCCGATCAGCCCGATCACCGAGATGTCCGCATCGACGTTGCGCGCCAGCATCGACAGCAGCACGGATTTGCCGACGCCGGAACCGGCGAAGATGCCGAGCCGCTGGCCGCGGCAGCAGGTGAGGAAGGTGTTCAATGAACGCACGCCGAGATCGAGCGGCGCACCGACGCGCCTGCGCGAATGCGCCGGCGGCGGATTGTTCCGATAGGGAACCGGAGAAGCGCCTTGCGGCAGCGGCCCCTTGCCGTCGATCGGCTCGCCCATCGCATTGATGACGCGGCCGAGCCAGGCCTGTGACGGCCGCACCTGGTTGGCGGCATTGGCGATGACCGCGCGGCAGCCGCGGCGCACGCCTTCCAGGCCCGCAAACGGCATCACCACGGCATTCCTGCCGGAGAAGCCGATCACTTCGGCAGGGATGTAATTGTTGCCGGTCTCGATCACGATGCGCGCGCCGACCGACATCGCGTGAATCGGCCCCGCGATCTCAACCATCAGTCCTTTGACGCCGACGACACGACCAAAGGTATTCACGGCGTCGACGTCGTTGATCTGCTCGGCCAAAGCCTTCATTGCGAAAACCTTAAGTTAGGGCAGATTCGCGGGTCCGGTTTAACTCTGTGTTTACTCGCATCATTAATCATTACGTCATGGTCTGGAGTGACTGACGTGGCTCGCCTTGCCGCCCTTAAAAGGCGGCGAGATGCGAGAGTCGGTTAGGTCCATCTCTTAACATGGAGCTTGAACGAAGGCGGATAAGAAAAACTGCTTCATCGCAATATCTTACGGCGATTCGAGAAAAATTGCACGGATAGAGCTTGCAGAGATGAATCAGGATTTGTTAACCATCTCTCGTCAGGATCCGAATCAGTTGTTCAAAGGCGTTTTGAGTGCCGCAATTGCGGCCGACCTGACGCCCGGAGCGGCGACTATGGGGAACTGGCATGCGCGTTTTGCTGATTGAGGATGACAGCGCCGTCGCGCAGTCTATCGAACTGATGTTGAAGTCCGAGAGCTTCAACGTGTACACGACCGACCTTGGTGAAGAAGGCGTCGATCTCGGCAAGCTGTACGATTACGACATCATTCTTCTCGACCTCAATCTGCCCGACATGTCCGGTTACGATGTGCTCAAGCAGCTGCGCGTCTCGAAGATCAAGACGCCGATCCTGATCCTGTCCGGCCTCGCCGGCATCGAGGACAAGGTC encodes:
- the fliI gene encoding flagellar protein export ATPase FliI, encoding MKALAEQINDVDAVNTFGRVVGVKGLMVEIAGPIHAMSVGARIVIETGNNYIPAEVIGFSGRNAVVMPFAGLEGVRRGCRAVIANAANQVRPSQAWLGRVINAMGEPIDGKGPLPQGASPVPYRNNPPPAHSRRRVGAPLDLGVRSLNTFLTCCRGQRLGIFAGSGVGKSVLLSMLARNVDADISVIGLIGERGREVQEFLQDDLGDEGLARSVVVVATSDEPALMRRQAAYLTLAISEYFRDEGKDVLCLMDSVTRFAMAQREIGLSAGEPPTAKGYTPTVFTELPKLLERAGPGSADGTITGIFTVLVDGDDHNEPVADAVRGILDGHVVMQRSIAERGRYPAINVLKSVSRTMPKSADPVFLPTIMRARQVMATYADMEELIRLGAYRAGSSPEVDEAIRLHEPLEAFLRQRKDEVCGLQEGYRELEQILGRLETES
- a CDS encoding sigma-70 family RNA polymerase sigma factor, with protein sequence MLTPAELVRLIAAVAGRDEAAFERLYAATRAKLYGVVLRILHRQDLAEEVVQETYVKVWNNAAQFDPAVSSPITWMAAIARNRAIDLVRKRGELSLEDEPSALEVAAETPDPLARREMSEELKRLLECVGRLEPDRQKLVLLAYYNGWSREQLATKFEAPVNTVKTWLRRSMMDIRQCLGIG
- a CDS encoding anti-sigma factor — its product is MAYSEDHIALAAEYALGTLDAAERAQVETMMAVDKDYAVLVQTWELRLGPLNQMVGLVEPRPELWQRIKAEIARLSVPAEIAVLPEPAVAAEAPVVVAPSEPSEVPLVAEAPEAPTVVAEPPQVEAPKVEAPKIEAPKLEAPPVELPKVELPKVELPKAEVADTEVADTEVAKAELPARAPPIIAPPRTAAPVADVAGDNANVVRLSSKVRQWRAVANVMTALAAALLALVGVQVYRPDLLPQPLRPKPRLQTVETKAPTAAQSPAQFVALLQKDAASPAFILTVDAASKSYTVRRVGASPEPGKSFELWLVSDKLQRPRSLGVIGGSDFTSRPVLSAYDADTVNRATYAVTVEPEGGSPTGVATGPIVFTGKLIETVPPTR
- the fliJ gene encoding flagellar export protein FliJ, with translation MKSRETLIRLKKFQVDEKRRRVTQIEGMIADFQRMSAELEREIQTEQERAGINDPAHFAYPTYAKAAIQRRENLTRSADELRVQLEDAKAALSEAFEEMKKVELLDERDQAREKAEENAREQADMDSIGLMRARLGVIA